One Leeia speluncae genomic window, GCGCATTTTTTGAAAGTGCGCAATAGGTTGGCATCTCGGTCACATTGTCTTTGCCAACATAGTAGAGTTGTTGTTCTTCTTTTGGCTGGCTACGCAAAAATGCACCAATTTCGCCACGGGAAGAAATCATGGCATCAATCATCTTTAGCTTTAGCTTCTTAAAGTTGCCTGATACATTCGTTTCATCAACGCGTTTGGTAGCGTCTTGAAAATACTTGTCTAGCGTCGGGTAACCATAGCCGTGGATAGTACCCAGTCTAAGTCCTTTTAAATCCGACTCTTTATCTGGGCGAACAGCCGCATCTTTAAGTGATACAAACGCTTCGACCTGATCAAACACCGCACGACTCCAATCGAACCACTCCTTATGTTCGTACCAATCTGGATTACTATTACAGGCCAAGTGCGCCTTACCATCTCGTAAAGAGGTCTCCACTCGTTTTCTTGAAAATTCTACAAACTTGACTTGCATGCCAAGACGCTCGCCGAGCGCCATGGCTAGATCATGAATGACACCACCAGTTAACGTATTGGGCGTTTTCGGATTCGCATACTCCACAATTGGCTCACCATCTCCATGACCAATCATGACACGCAACTCCCCTGCTGCCTGCACATGCCCCAGTGTTAACAGACTGACCACCAGCCCGGTTAGTCTATAGATGCTCTTCATTTTGTTTCCCTTATGTTTCTCTTCACTACGAAGTAACGGCAAGCAGTGTAATCGTCAGATATTTCTTCTCACTTGCGGCAACACAAATTTTTAGCAAAAAAAAGACCGGTACTAACCGGTCTTTCAATTGTTACAAGCTACTTAGCAACCGGCATCAGCACGCAATGCTTCTGCTTTATCGGTTTTTTCCCAGCTAAATTCAGGTTCTTCACGACCAAAGTGACCATAAGCAGCCGTCTTCGTATAGATCGGACGAAGCAAATCAAGCATTTGTACAATGCCTTTTGGACGTAAATCAAAGTGGCGCTTCACTAACTCAGCAATTTCACTGTCTGGCAACTTACCTGTTCCATTGGTAAATACCATCACACTCGTCGGTTGAGACACGCCAATCGCGTAACTCACCTGAATTTGACACTCACGCGCCAAGCCCGCAGCAACAATGTTCTTTGCCACATAGCGCCCAGCATAAGCGGCCGAACGGTCCACTTTTGAAGGGTCTTTACCAGAGAAAGCACCGCCACCGTGTGGTGCTGCGCCACCGTAGGTATCTACAATAATTTTGCGACCAGTTAACCCACAATCGCCCATTGGACCACCGATCACAAAACGACCGGTTGGGTTAATAAGGAATTTGGTTTCTGGCGTTAACATATCCGCAGGTAAAACAGGACGAATAATGTCTTCAATCACCGCTTCACGAAGGGTTTCGTAAGAGATATCTGGATCATGCTGAGTTGATAGCACCACGGTATCAATACCAATTGGCAAACCAGTCTCTTCGTTATAACGAACAGTTACCTGGCTTTTTGCATCAGGACGCAACCATGGCAAACGGCCATCTTTACGTAATTCACTCTGGCGTTGAACCAAGCGGTGGGAATAATAAATTGGGAATGGCATCAGGCTAGGTGTTTCATCACACGCATAACCAAACATTAAACCTTGGTCGCCCGCACCTTGGTCTAAGTCTACGCCTTGACCTTCGTTCACGCCTTGGGCGATATCTGGGCTTTGCTTATCGTAAGCAACTAATACCGCACAACCTTTTGCATCAAAGCCTAGTTCAGAGTTGTCATAACCAATTTTACGAATCGTATCACGTGCAATTTGAATGTAATCCACATTCGCAGTCGTGGTAATTTCGCCCGCTAACACGCACAGGCCAGTGTTCACTAACGTTTCAGCGGCGACACGCGCATATTTATCTTCGGTTAAAATCGCATCCAGAATCGCATCAGAAATCTGGTCGGCCACTTTATCTGGGTGACCTTCTGAAACGGATTCCGAGGTAAATAGATATTCACTCATTATCTTTCCTCTAAATAAAGCGCCAAAACCATCGCAACCGATACAAACTTGCCTTCTATCAACTCTTCATGAGTATTTTCATGAGAAGGTTAGGCGCATTGGTTGGGCGCGTGTAAAATAACTACCAGCAAAATTTCTGCTAGTAAAATAAATCTTGGTAATGCAAACACAACCATCTATTAACAAGCTATCTCTCCCTCTTCGCCTATTAAAAACAGTAGGTCGATTGCCCATGCCAATTGTGCATGCGGTGGGATGGTTGTTAGGCTGGTTTGTTTACCTAATTGACAGCAAATATCGGCAACGTATTAAGCAAAACCTAAAAACAGCCAATCTCACATCGTCAACTTCACATTATAGCCGTATCTTATTTAAAAATGTGGGTGAATCTGGCAAGGCACTACTCGAATTACTATGTGCATGGAGTCGAACCCCAACAGAAGTCGCCTATCTATGCAAAAAAACCACAGGTTGGTCGCATGTAGAAGCAGCCAGGGAACAAGGGAAGAGCATTCTATTTATTACGCCACACTTAGGCGCATACGAAGTAGGTGGTCACTTTTTGGCATCGAAACTCCCCTTACTCGCCATGTTTCGTCCGCCGAAACTCAAATGGCTAGCCCCCTTAATGCAAGAAGGAAGAGACCGTGACGATAGCAATGCGGTTAGCGCAGACGGCTCCGGTGTCAGAAAACTGTTAAAGGCATTAAAATCGGGTAGTTCAACAATGATCTTGCCCGACCAAGTCCCCGGCAATGGAGATGGCGAATGGGCGCCATTTTTTGGCAGGCCGGCCTACACAATGACATTAGCCGCGAGATTGGCGGTCAGCACTGGCGCCGTCGTGATTCCTTTTTTTGCAGAAAGGCTTTCATTTGGCAGGGGCTATCACGTACACTTTCTCCCCCCTGAAAATGGCTTTACGGGGGATAAAACGATTGATGCGGCTTTACTCAACCAAATTGTAGAAAAACTAATTAGGCAACAACCGGAACAATACCTGTGGAGCTACAACCGATTCAAAACCCCGAAGAGCAGCAGCACCCCCGCTACCAAAGACAATTTGCCAGCAAATTAGTCGTTTGTGGGTTGTGGCTGATTAGCTTCCTTCCTTTACCAATTGTTAGCTTAATTGGTTACGGGTTCGGCTGGCTACTATATGCACTAGGCCGGGGCAAAGTCGTCGATCGTAATCTATTACTTTGCTTTCCTGATTGGACAGCAAAACAAAGAAAGTCAGTAGCAAAAAGTCACTTCCAGCGCTTAGCAAGGAGCTTTGTCGAATTAGGTGTACTGTGCTGGCAAAAGAAGTCGCGCATTACGGATAGTGTCGAAATCATCGACTTTCATCACTTAAGCAAATTCGAAGGCAAG contains:
- a CDS encoding substrate-binding periplasmic protein: MKSIYRLTGLVVSLLTLGHVQAAGELRVMIGHGDGEPIVEYANPKTPNTLTGGVIHDLAMALGERLGMQVKFVEFSRKRVETSLRDGKAHLACNSNPDWYEHKEWFDWSRAVFDQVEAFVSLKDAAVRPDKESDLKGLRLGTIHGYGYPTLDKYFQDATKRVDETNVSGNFKKLKLKMIDAMISSRGEIGAFLRSQPKEEQQLYYVGKDNVTEMPTYCALSKNAPVKLKQLNDALGELKKSGQLAKIVKRYNLQESK
- the metK gene encoding methionine adenosyltransferase; the protein is MSEYLFTSESVSEGHPDKVADQISDAILDAILTEDKYARVAAETLVNTGLCVLAGEITTTANVDYIQIARDTIRKIGYDNSELGFDAKGCAVLVAYDKQSPDIAQGVNEGQGVDLDQGAGDQGLMFGYACDETPSLMPFPIYYSHRLVQRQSELRKDGRLPWLRPDAKSQVTVRYNEETGLPIGIDTVVLSTQHDPDISYETLREAVIEDIIRPVLPADMLTPETKFLINPTGRFVIGGPMGDCGLTGRKIIVDTYGGAAPHGGGAFSGKDPSKVDRSAAYAGRYVAKNIVAAGLARECQIQVSYAIGVSQPTSVMVFTNGTGKLPDSEIAELVKRHFDLRPKGIVQMLDLLRPIYTKTAAYGHFGREEPEFSWEKTDKAEALRADAGC
- a CDS encoding lysophospholipid acyltransferase family protein — translated: MQTQPSINKLSLPLRLLKTVGRLPMPIVHAVGWLLGWFVYLIDSKYRQRIKQNLKTANLTSSTSHYSRILFKNVGESGKALLELLCAWSRTPTEVAYLCKKTTGWSHVEAAREQGKSILFITPHLGAYEVGGHFLASKLPLLAMFRPPKLKWLAPLMQEGRDRDDSNAVSADGSGVRKLLKALKSGSSTMILPDQVPGNGDGEWAPFFGRPAYTMTLAARLAVSTGAVVIPFFAERLSFGRGYHVHFLPPENGFTGDKTIDAALLNQIVEKLIRQQPEQYLWSYNRFKTPKSSSTPATKDNLPAN